A genomic region of Lachnoclostridium edouardi contains the following coding sequences:
- a CDS encoding TerD family protein, protein MAVSLKKGQKVSLTKNNPGLCHLVVGLGWDTNRYDTGGAFDLDAAAFLLGGNGMVTRQEDFVFYGNLSHPSGSVEHLGDNQTGEGDGDDEQIQIDLSKVPSNISRIAFTATIYEAEERRLNFGQVSNAFIRIVDMDKGEELLRYDLGEDFSIETAAVFGELYQNNGEWKFNAIGSGYQGGLGALCANYGIDVE, encoded by the coding sequence ATGGCAGTTAGTTTAAAGAAGGGTCAGAAGGTAAGCCTGACAAAAAATAATCCTGGGCTGTGTCATTTGGTAGTAGGCTTGGGTTGGGATACAAACAGATATGATACAGGAGGCGCATTTGACCTGGATGCCGCGGCTTTTCTTTTAGGCGGCAATGGAATGGTTACTCGCCAGGAGGATTTTGTATTCTATGGAAATTTAAGCCATCCCAGCGGATCTGTAGAACATTTGGGAGACAACCAAACTGGGGAGGGAGACGGAGATGACGAGCAGATTCAGATTGATCTGTCAAAGGTTCCCTCTAATATTTCCAGAATTGCTTTTACAGCTACTATTTATGAGGCAGAAGAAAGAAGGCTGAATTTTGGTCAGGTAAGCAACGCCTTTATCCGCATTGTAGATATGGACAAAGGGGAGGAACTGCTGCGCTACGATTTAGGGGAAGATTTTTCTATTGAAACAGCGGCAGTCTTTGGCGAGCTTTACCAGAATAACGGGGAATGGAAATTCAATGCCATTGGAAGCGGCTATCAGGGCGGTTTAGGAGCATTGTGTGCAAACTACGGAATTGATGTAGAATAA
- a CDS encoding TerD family protein codes for MPISLQKGQKVDLTKGNPGLKRLMVGLGWDVNQYDGGADFDLDAAAFMLGVNGKVRKQEDFIFYGNLSHDSESVQHMGDNLTGEGEGDDEQILVDLTKVPADVMKIVFTVTIYDSDVRRQNFGQVSNSFIRIVDEEKNEEVIRYDLGEDFSIETAVVVGELYRYNGEWKFNAVGSGFQGGLAALCANYGIEVA; via the coding sequence ATGCCGATCAGTTTGCAAAAAGGACAGAAAGTAGATTTAACAAAGGGAAATCCTGGTTTAAAAAGACTTATGGTAGGTCTTGGATGGGATGTAAATCAGTATGACGGGGGAGCAGATTTCGACCTGGATGCAGCTGCATTTATGCTTGGAGTTAACGGAAAGGTGAGAAAACAAGAGGACTTTATTTTCTACGGTAATTTAAGCCATGACAGCGAATCTGTACAGCATATGGGAGATAACCTGACTGGTGAAGGAGAGGGAGACGACGAGCAGATTTTAGTAGACCTGACAAAGGTGCCTGCAGACGTAATGAAAATTGTATTTACAGTTACTATTTACGATTCAGATGTGCGCCGCCAGAATTTCGGTCAGGTAAGTAACTCATTTATCCGCATTGTGGATGAGGAAAAAAATGAAGAAGTAATCCGCTATGATTTAGGCGAGGATTTTTCTATTGAAACAGCAGTAGTAGTAGGCGAGCTTTACCGCTACAATGGAGAGTGGAAATTTAATGCTGTAGGAAGCGGATTCCAGGGAGGTTTGGCAGCATTATGCGCCAATTACGGCATTGAGGTTGCTTAA
- a CDS encoding toxic anion resistance protein, whose amino-acid sequence MGIDFKNRTAATAPAAPAVKDEMVVQEYDIQADREQMTKTLVNSQEVDNLVSTIVIDDPDTIVNFGNEAAQEISRCSDVVLNSMNMSQINDSGEMLTLLANIMSKFDVNELVDGKQGVLSKLFSNAKKQLEQILSKYHTMGEEVDKIYVKLKQYESEIKQSNKSLEEMFQVNVSYYHDLVKYILAGEQGIRELEEYIAQRRQEWEATADNSIQFELTSLEQAKMLLEQRTQDLRVAENVALQSIPMIKTMEFSNLNLVRKINSAFIITLPVFKQALSQAILLKRQKVQAEAMSALDEKTNEMLIRNAQNTVLQSKMIAQMASGSSIKIETLETTWRTIMNGIDETKRIQENAKKQREDDRIRLDAIKAEFENAYNNNGKTR is encoded by the coding sequence ATGGGAATTGATTTTAAAAACAGAACAGCGGCGACCGCGCCTGCCGCCCCGGCTGTAAAGGACGAGATGGTAGTTCAGGAGTACGATATTCAGGCGGACAGGGAGCAGATGACAAAAACCCTTGTCAATTCTCAGGAGGTAGACAATCTGGTCAGCACTATAGTAATAGACGATCCGGATACCATTGTGAATTTTGGAAACGAGGCTGCCCAGGAGATTTCACGATGCTCTGATGTGGTATTAAACAGCATGAATATGAGCCAGATTAATGATTCTGGAGAAATGCTTACACTTCTTGCCAATATTATGAGCAAGTTTGATGTAAATGAGCTGGTGGACGGAAAACAGGGAGTGCTGAGCAAGTTATTTTCAAATGCGAAAAAACAGCTGGAACAGATTTTATCTAAATATCACACTATGGGCGAGGAGGTGGATAAAATCTACGTAAAGCTGAAGCAGTATGAATCAGAGATTAAGCAGTCCAATAAAAGTCTGGAAGAAATGTTCCAGGTAAACGTCAGCTATTACCATGATTTAGTAAAATATATTTTAGCCGGAGAGCAGGGTATTAGAGAGCTGGAGGAGTATATTGCTCAGAGACGTCAGGAGTGGGAGGCTACGGCAGACAATTCTATTCAGTTTGAGCTGACCAGTTTAGAGCAGGCGAAAATGCTGCTGGAACAGAGAACCCAGGATCTTAGAGTAGCTGAAAATGTGGCTCTCCAGTCTATTCCTATGATTAAAACCATGGAGTTCAGCAACCTGAATCTGGTAAGAAAAATAAATTCAGCATTTATTATTACTCTTCCTGTATTTAAACAGGCTTTATCTCAGGCTATTTTGCTGAAGCGCCAGAAAGTGCAGGCGGAGGCTATGTCAGCTTTAGATGAAAAGACAAATGAAATGCTGATCCGCAATGCTCAGAATACAGTACTTCAGTCTAAGATGATAGCTCAAATGGCCAGCGGAAGCTCCATTAAAATAGAAACTCTGGAAACTACATGGCGGACTATTATGAACGGAATTGACGAGACAAAGAGAATACAGGAAAATGCTAAAAAGCAGAGAGAGGATGACAGAATCAGACTGGACGCTATAAAAGCAGAATTTGAAAACGCATATAATAATAACGGAAAAACCAGATAA
- a CDS encoding YceG family protein, producing MLPDNDTIYTRIQLNSLEDYFKTFEERGGRRVYMCRLDSWGGEIENFLRTYLEKVKVNGVYLKSRIANPDEKQLAFYDEIAGLDFKMERQFLGDKLKLWLPRLVPDQRERLLYALERILLELKAMGKNENMLRNAYIKFMCWFYYKFERILIQTGKEQVPKILYEGENSDYELKVLRILSEIGCDVVMVEKNGDAGYKKLDPDFKYSQLVEKGERAAFPENFSSALWFAGPGPSAARPPVSQRLIQQNSSMPQSRPALQGSSAQQDRPLQQNSSAPESAKQEKTDTATGPGRMNIRLSRGPGEESRTESSQASPVQMMSGPSAPARNLFPQIQTAGDMGTNIWLSGDIWKDSLKKAGDRGDKKDIYYNLFVKIKGAEDKNRYESQLLKWKLKLSALHRKSVLVQKVIPMPAVDEVQKIRRGNYTDVRQMMSSLIMNLAFPRNKELEKLIHKAFTEVLGQETDKLQIITNRAVCMTVWLNRYIPQLFEQWKLDEAPVFIYYGSCKNDNEAMFVRILSRIPVDVMVISPDLEGEDKLKDSRLFEKVYENSLPLGKFPEQLNEVTFQTAAYNAEQDLNSMMYEDTGIYRNRQFKRAIPVPIHTTVEEIKILWKEEAKYRPDFEVLDDRVMLPVIFSKISGVQNGDRDGYWQEAAKLLTPETFLIKHLPYITSETYNPIKKHVVSFLKNGKLAVNKIKQSPAYQYGFIREDMQDYMFDKLQQLLDSRIITGTFTQGVEYTILAVALNLNKEILRWIQKFDFTKEIPKVVLVNTTEALCSLEDSIMTAFLSMLGFDVLLLIPTGYQSVERFYCRPLFTEHQAGDYIYDMTVPDLYNLPTRFGEELLGKIFRRGR from the coding sequence GTGCTGCCGGACAATGATACGATTTATACAAGAATACAACTGAATAGTCTGGAGGATTATTTCAAAACCTTTGAAGAACGGGGCGGGCGGCGGGTTTATATGTGCCGTCTGGATTCATGGGGCGGAGAAATAGAAAATTTTCTGAGAACGTATTTGGAAAAGGTGAAAGTTAACGGCGTATATTTAAAAAGCAGAATTGCAAATCCAGATGAAAAGCAGCTGGCGTTTTATGATGAAATTGCAGGGTTGGATTTTAAAATGGAACGGCAGTTTTTAGGGGATAAATTAAAGCTGTGGCTTCCCAGACTAGTTCCTGACCAGAGAGAACGGCTATTATATGCTTTGGAACGGATACTTTTAGAACTGAAGGCCATGGGAAAAAATGAGAATATGCTGAGAAATGCATATATCAAGTTTATGTGCTGGTTTTATTATAAATTTGAGAGAATCTTAATTCAGACAGGAAAAGAGCAGGTTCCAAAGATTTTGTATGAGGGAGAAAACAGCGATTACGAGCTGAAGGTTTTAAGAATTCTTTCTGAAATTGGCTGCGACGTTGTGATGGTGGAAAAAAACGGGGATGCAGGATATAAAAAACTAGATCCTGATTTTAAATATTCCCAGCTTGTTGAAAAAGGAGAGAGGGCAGCCTTTCCGGAGAATTTTTCTTCGGCCCTATGGTTTGCAGGGCCAGGCCCGTCGGCTGCCAGACCGCCTGTTTCTCAAAGGCTGATTCAGCAAAACAGCTCTATGCCGCAGAGCAGACCGGCGCTGCAGGGCAGTTCCGCACAGCAGGACAGGCCCCTACAGCAAAACAGTTCTGCACCGGAGTCGGCTAAGCAGGAGAAAACAGATACAGCCACAGGGCCGGGAAGAATGAATATCAGACTTTCCAGGGGACCGGGAGAGGAGAGCAGAACGGAGTCTTCTCAGGCCTCGCCTGTACAGATGATGTCAGGACCCAGCGCTCCTGCCAGAAACTTATTTCCGCAGATTCAGACAGCCGGCGATATGGGAACTAATATTTGGCTGTCAGGGGATATTTGGAAAGATTCTTTGAAAAAAGCCGGAGACAGAGGGGATAAAAAAGATATTTATTACAATTTATTTGTAAAGATAAAGGGAGCGGAGGATAAAAACCGGTATGAATCTCAGCTTCTAAAATGGAAGCTGAAGCTGTCCGCCCTTCACAGAAAATCAGTGCTTGTTCAAAAGGTGATACCTATGCCTGCTGTAGATGAGGTACAGAAAATACGCCGGGGAAATTATACAGATGTGCGTCAGATGATGTCGTCTTTAATTATGAATCTGGCCTTTCCCAGAAATAAAGAGCTGGAGAAGCTGATTCACAAGGCGTTTACAGAGGTTTTAGGCCAGGAGACGGACAAGCTTCAGATTATTACAAACAGAGCGGTGTGTATGACAGTGTGGCTGAACAGGTATATTCCCCAGCTTTTTGAGCAGTGGAAGTTAGACGAAGCGCCTGTATTTATTTATTACGGCTCCTGTAAAAATGACAATGAGGCCATGTTTGTAAGGATTTTATCCAGAATTCCGGTGGACGTTATGGTGATTAGCCCTGATTTAGAAGGGGAGGATAAGCTGAAAGACTCCAGGCTGTTTGAAAAGGTATATGAAAATTCCCTTCCTTTAGGTAAATTTCCAGAGCAGCTAAATGAAGTAACCTTTCAAACTGCGGCTTACAATGCAGAGCAGGACTTAAACTCCATGATGTACGAGGATACGGGAATATACAGAAACAGGCAGTTTAAAAGGGCGATTCCTGTACCTATTCATACTACAGTGGAGGAAATTAAAATTCTCTGGAAGGAAGAGGCAAAGTACAGGCCTGATTTTGAAGTTTTAGACGACAGGGTTATGCTTCCCGTGATTTTCTCTAAAATATCAGGAGTACAAAACGGGGACAGGGACGGATATTGGCAGGAGGCGGCAAAGCTGTTGACGCCGGAAACGTTTCTTATAAAGCATCTGCCTTACATTACTTCGGAGACATATAATCCTATTAAAAAGCATGTGGTATCTTTTCTGAAAAACGGCAAGCTGGCAGTAAACAAAATTAAGCAAAGCCCGGCATACCAATATGGTTTTATCAGAGAGGATATGCAGGATTACATGTTTGACAAGCTTCAGCAGCTTTTAGATTCCAGAATTATTACAGGGACATTTACTCAAGGGGTGGAGTACACCATTTTGGCTGTGGCCCTGAATCTAAATAAAGAAATTTTAAGATGGATACAGAAGTTTGATTTTACAAAAGAAATTCCCAAGGTAGTGCTGGTAAATACCACAGAGGCCCTGTGCAGTCTGGAGGACAGCATTATGACAGCGTTTTTAAGTATGCTGGGATTTGACGTGCTTTTGCTCATACCCACCGGGTATCAAAGTGTGGAAAGGTTTTACTGCCGTCCTCTTTTTACAGAGCATCAGGCAGGAGATTATATATACGATATGACAGTTCCGGATCTTTACAATCTGCCTACGCGGTTTGGAGAGGAATTGTTGGGGAAAATTTTCAGGAGAGGAAGGTAG
- a CDS encoding S1 family peptidase, translated as MNSFNQKFQTASLILGEDILKEFIESEGRYSNFTKEVSFVCYIGKDRDVYSHELRRMEQLMGSRQGGAGGSSFHSPSNCVKAEALDSRMSVEQAEKYGAMYGRWSRGEDSLPFHFENIMWQQAFQEGYKRIIQMYIDYSGRKEPGPVKNFSVKIIYWIDVYFPRLFTDTMKIGRFPKFIIGGKVKLQEYLFLYFLTQLGCWVLYMGQESEIQIDSRLLGLAQWRQQKKGQITDLGQAGGSSACGEGPVVMPASAFRRRDRDERQTVLPSGNSGGYERQNQRPKENRAVPQPARRQVVIPSGVHPFEPEPRNQAPVQPQPSSSQNRQQAANPSGVSPSRPSTPRPSNSRQREEVLSSRPLDWEELAALSSSVVMIHVFDKNKECFKTGSGVMISTDGYILTNFHVARDGIYYGIQIEEEQNIFYTNELIKYNQYHDLAVLKIDRMCRPIPVYRGPKKLVRGQKVAAIGSPLGLFNSFSDGLISGFRKMEDVSMIQFTAPTSHGSSGGALLDTCGRLIGIITGGFDGGQNLNLAVDYETIQMFAGGFLRL; from the coding sequence ATGAATTCTTTTAATCAGAAGTTCCAGACAGCTTCCCTGATATTGGGGGAGGACATTTTAAAAGAGTTTATAGAATCAGAGGGAAGATACTCAAACTTTACAAAAGAGGTTTCTTTTGTATGCTATATAGGAAAAGATAGGGATGTATACAGCCATGAGCTTAGGCGGATGGAGCAGCTGATGGGAAGCCGGCAGGGAGGCGCCGGCGGCAGTTCTTTTCACTCACCTTCTAATTGCGTAAAAGCAGAGGCCTTGGACAGCAGAATGTCTGTAGAACAGGCGGAAAAGTACGGTGCAATGTACGGCAGATGGAGCAGGGGGGAGGACAGCCTGCCTTTTCATTTTGAAAATATTATGTGGCAGCAGGCCTTTCAGGAAGGATATAAGAGAATTATTCAGATGTACATAGATTATTCTGGACGAAAAGAGCCTGGCCCGGTGAAAAATTTCAGCGTAAAGATCATATACTGGATTGACGTATATTTTCCCAGGCTGTTTACAGACACTATGAAAATAGGCCGTTTTCCTAAATTCATTATAGGCGGAAAGGTAAAGCTTCAGGAATATTTATTTTTATATTTTCTTACACAGCTGGGGTGCTGGGTGCTTTATATGGGACAGGAAAGTGAAATCCAGATAGACTCCCGGCTTTTAGGGCTGGCTCAGTGGAGACAGCAGAAAAAAGGACAGATCACTGATTTGGGACAGGCAGGAGGCAGTTCTGCCTGCGGTGAAGGTCCTGTAGTTATGCCGGCGTCGGCATTTAGGAGAAGGGACAGAGATGAAAGACAGACAGTTCTGCCCTCGGGAAACAGTGGGGGATATGAGAGACAGAATCAGCGACCTAAGGAGAACAGAGCAGTTCCCCAGCCGGCGAGACGTCAGGTTGTAATCCCTTCAGGAGTACATCCGTTTGAACCTGAGCCCAGAAATCAGGCTCCGGTTCAGCCTCAGCCCTCTTCCTCACAAAACAGGCAGCAGGCGGCAAACCCTTCTGGGGTTTCGCCTTCCAGGCCAAGTACCCCCAGACCCTCTAATTCCAGACAGAGGGAGGAGGTTTTGTCCTCCAGGCCTTTAGATTGGGAAGAACTGGCGGCATTGTCTTCCTCTGTGGTAATGATCCACGTTTTTGATAAAAATAAAGAGTGCTTTAAAACAGGTTCTGGTGTTATGATTAGCACAGACGGTTATATTCTCACCAACTTCCACGTAGCCAGGGACGGAATCTATTACGGCATACAAATTGAAGAGGAACAGAATATTTTTTATACTAATGAGCTGATTAAATATAACCAATATCACGATCTGGCAGTTCTGAAAATAGACAGAATGTGCCGTCCTATTCCAGTGTATAGAGGACCGAAAAAGCTGGTGAGAGGACAAAAAGTGGCTGCAATCGGAAGTCCCCTGGGACTGTTTAATTCTTTTTCTGACGGATTGATTTCCGGATTTCGGAAAATGGAGGATGTGTCCATGATACAGTTTACAGCCCCCACTTCCCACGGAAGCTCCGGAGGTGCATTGTTAGATACATGCGGCCGCTTAATCGGGATTATTACAGGCGGCTTTGACGGCGGCCAGAATTTGAATCTGGCAGTGGACTATGAAACTATTCAAATGTTTGCAGGGGGATTTCTGAGATTATAG
- a CDS encoding HAMP domain-containing protein: MDIYWRKIKYICGAACIIICSLAAAGWYAKTQGTHLLQSVRQVGETEKYWYGIDVTRDKYYLFRISKEDRSQEVFTYPLEKEGSLIRLSDCQMDDKGNMYVSCTVSRESATEQSIDYCNFQTGKLEKRWDIDQICQEENKHYFTNTMADDQEIYLCLVNEENIFWYRLTEDGGREFYRKDIRPGVNYGLLVNGSLDAVFMDREGNICKIDKNGKEHMIFTNDGRQITRDNLVYSFDDQKLHLWNVTAQQAYEIRTDVTEENIQVCGENLALEDKAHIENLEDGRQVLAVKGDDYEVIDRLERSSHWKLITFLKAAILLMAAGFFYLFLIAMARRIKGGMPVWASMVLVMIPFIGAGYTVMFKMVDKRLETYYENVSAIQLSRVNRDFMFQMDQKKFEEYWSQPVHTDEKRKNLEINHSQYEYFLNETDGSYTSRQRAKVNQYFYRDGQLYSAESGYFMNLPLVYQMPYEVIVAMEKAVRENKDIYLSYNDGLEGWNSVFTPIVSQRGTVIGVLEATIENQWTVLEEIISGKRLKRQITLASLGLLAVVLAVMWLNMRPLNRLKTAVLDLTDGQLDARANVKGSSEVAGIAAMFNRIAENAEKQVQHIESFQKKYEAFLPGEIFSLFGKNGIQNIQPGDEKEIQGTVMALGNVEDRKQNPGDTEYGSGYVFAKINKRLECQIPVIKACGGIVCRFTKSGLETIFPQGDRRQALLAAVSAVQNTRKFQTGAKSYAGITAGQMKLGIMGSEKRCIVSVMASQKNLAWFLQQLAEECNCTILITSQAAREISDFYTGYHFRILGYIYIKSLKRTELIYEVLDGEEEECRRRKTSTKEYFEAGVKAFMAQDIAMARRYFIKVIEYHKEDKAARKYIRLCEEYLEKGQAQEELCLKAY, translated from the coding sequence ATGGATATCTATTGGAGGAAGATTAAATATATATGCGGCGCTGCATGTATTATCATCTGCTCTTTAGCCGCCGCAGGATGGTATGCTAAAACACAGGGGACCCATCTGCTTCAGTCTGTCCGCCAGGTGGGGGAGACAGAAAAGTACTGGTATGGAATAGACGTGACAAGGGACAAATATTATTTGTTCAGAATCAGCAAAGAAGACAGAAGCCAGGAAGTATTTACATATCCTTTGGAAAAGGAAGGAAGCCTGATCCGTCTGTCCGACTGCCAGATGGATGATAAGGGCAATATGTACGTCTCCTGCACAGTAAGCAGGGAGTCCGCCACAGAGCAAAGTATTGATTACTGTAATTTTCAGACCGGTAAACTGGAAAAACGATGGGATATAGATCAGATCTGCCAGGAGGAAAACAAACACTACTTTACTAATACAATGGCAGATGATCAAGAAATATATTTGTGTCTGGTGAATGAAGAAAATATATTTTGGTACCGTCTGACAGAAGACGGGGGAAGGGAATTTTACAGAAAAGATATTAGGCCAGGCGTTAATTATGGACTTTTAGTAAACGGAAGCTTGGACGCCGTATTTATGGACAGAGAGGGAAATATCTGTAAAATAGATAAGAACGGCAAAGAGCATATGATTTTTACTAATGACGGAAGGCAAATTACCAGAGATAATTTGGTTTACAGTTTTGATGATCAAAAGCTTCATCTGTGGAATGTGACGGCTCAGCAGGCATATGAAATCAGAACTGACGTGACAGAGGAAAATATTCAGGTGTGCGGGGAAAACCTGGCTTTGGAGGACAAAGCTCATATAGAAAATCTGGAGGACGGAAGACAGGTCTTAGCTGTAAAGGGAGACGACTATGAGGTAATTGACCGCCTGGAGAGAAGCAGCCATTGGAAATTAATAACCTTTTTAAAGGCAGCAATTCTTTTAATGGCGGCAGGTTTCTTCTACTTATTTTTAATTGCTATGGCAAGAAGAATAAAAGGCGGGATGCCTGTTTGGGCCTCTATGGTCCTAGTGATGATTCCTTTTATTGGAGCAGGATACACTGTAATGTTCAAGATGGTGGACAAGCGGCTGGAAACATATTATGAAAATGTAAGCGCCATACAGCTTTCCAGAGTAAACAGAGACTTTATGTTCCAGATGGACCAGAAGAAATTTGAAGAATACTGGTCTCAGCCTGTTCACACAGATGAAAAGAGAAAAAATTTAGAAATTAATCACAGCCAGTATGAATATTTTTTAAATGAAACAGACGGCAGTTATACAAGCAGACAGCGGGCTAAGGTGAATCAATATTTTTATAGGGACGGGCAGCTTTACAGCGCAGAGTCCGGGTACTTTATGAACCTTCCCTTAGTTTATCAGATGCCTTATGAAGTAATTGTGGCTATGGAAAAGGCGGTCAGGGAAAATAAGGATATTTATTTATCCTACAACGACGGCTTAGAAGGCTGGAATTCAGTATTTACTCCTATAGTAAGTCAAAGAGGAACAGTTATAGGCGTTTTGGAGGCTACAATAGAAAATCAGTGGACAGTGCTGGAAGAGATTATCAGCGGAAAACGGTTAAAAAGACAGATTACTTTGGCAAGTCTTGGCCTTTTAGCCGTAGTTTTAGCTGTTATGTGGCTGAACATGAGGCCTTTAAACAGATTAAAGACAGCTGTTTTAGATTTAACTGACGGACAGCTGGATGCCAGAGCCAATGTAAAGGGCAGCAGCGAGGTGGCGGGAATTGCCGCTATGTTTAACAGAATTGCAGAAAATGCAGAAAAGCAAGTACAGCATATTGAATCCTTCCAGAAAAAATACGAGGCGTTTTTGCCCGGAGAAATTTTTAGTTTATTTGGAAAAAACGGAATCCAAAACATACAGCCAGGAGACGAGAAAGAAATTCAGGGCACAGTGATGGCCCTTGGCAATGTGGAGGACAGAAAACAGAATCCGGGAGATACAGAATATGGATCAGGCTATGTATTTGCTAAAATAAATAAGCGTTTGGAATGCCAGATTCCTGTAATAAAAGCCTGCGGCGGGATTGTATGCCGTTTTACTAAATCAGGCTTAGAAACAATTTTTCCTCAAGGCGACAGAAGACAGGCTTTGCTGGCTGCAGTATCGGCAGTACAGAATACAAGGAAATTCCAGACAGGCGCAAAAAGCTATGCCGGCATCACTGCAGGACAGATGAAGCTGGGAATTATGGGGTCAGAAAAACGGTGTATCGTGTCTGTAATGGCCAGTCAGAAAAACCTGGCCTGGTTTTTACAGCAGCTGGCGGAGGAATGTAACTGTACGATTCTCATTACCAGCCAGGCGGCCAGAGAAATCAGTGATTTCTACACAGGTTACCATTTCAGGATTTTAGGATATATTTACATAAAAAGCCTGAAGAGAACGGAATTAATTTATGAGGTTTTAGACGGCGAGGAGGAAGAGTGCAGAAGAAGAAAAACCTCCACCAAAGAATATTTTGAGGCTGGAGTTAAGGCTTTCATGGCTCAGGATATAGCAATGGCCAGACGGTATTTTATTAAGGTAATTGAATATCACAAGGAAGACAAAGCGGCCAGAAAATATATCCGCCTATGTGAAGAGTATTTGGAGAAAGGGCAGGCACAGGAAGAATTATGTTTGAAGGCGTACTGA